In one window of Frigoriglobus tundricola DNA:
- a CDS encoding 2-oxoacid:acceptor oxidoreductase subunit alpha — protein sequence MSSEHASPTAPPAPAAANGHARKHEVRESVTIRFAGDSGDGMQLAGTRFTDTSALLGNDIATFPDFPAEIRAPAGTLAGVSGFQVHFSSTDIHTPGDALDTLVVMNAAALKTNIKDLQPGGILVVNTDGFETSDLKKANYKVNPLDDGSLKGYRVVRVSVAKLTVEAVKDCGLTPREQDRCKNFFALGLVYWMYERPLEATLKWIKEKFGKKPEHMPVLRANTQALKAGYNYGETVEMLPVQYQVAKAQIAPGTYRKITGNDAAVLGLVAAGQLANKTLVYAGYPITPASAILEGLSEMRRFGVKTFQAEDEIAAAGVAMGASYGGAIGVTGTSGPGICLKSEAINLAVMTELPLVIVNVQRGGPSTGLPTKTEQSDLLQAMFGRNGDTPVAIVAPQSPVDCFDMAIEAVRIATRFMCPVFYLSDGYIANGSEPWKIPSAASLPQIAIAHPTGPNSEGTNLAHESGEPDAAGAGKFLPYKRDEYLSRPWAVPGTPGLEHRIGGIEKQDVTGNINYEPANHQHMTDTRAKKIENIAHTIPDLEVTGDGDAALLVVGWGGTYGSITTAVERARRKGLKVAQAHFRYLNPMPKNTDAVLKRFKKVLVPELNSGQLSWLLRAKYLVPAEGLNKVQGKPFLVSEIEAAIEKALGVSPV from the coding sequence ATGAGTTCCGAACACGCCTCTCCCACCGCGCCACCGGCCCCCGCTGCCGCGAACGGCCACGCCCGCAAGCACGAAGTGCGCGAGTCGGTCACCATCCGGTTCGCCGGCGATTCCGGCGACGGCATGCAGCTCGCCGGCACCCGCTTCACCGACACGTCGGCCCTCCTCGGGAACGACATCGCCACGTTCCCGGACTTCCCGGCCGAGATCCGCGCCCCGGCCGGCACCCTCGCCGGCGTGTCCGGCTTCCAGGTCCACTTTTCCAGCACCGACATCCACACGCCCGGCGACGCCCTCGACACCCTCGTGGTGATGAACGCTGCCGCCCTCAAAACGAACATCAAAGACCTCCAGCCCGGCGGCATCCTCGTCGTCAACACGGACGGCTTCGAGACGAGCGACCTCAAGAAGGCCAACTACAAGGTCAACCCGCTCGACGACGGCTCGCTCAAGGGCTACCGCGTCGTCCGGGTGTCGGTCGCGAAGCTGACCGTCGAGGCCGTCAAGGACTGCGGGCTCACGCCCCGCGAACAGGACCGGTGCAAGAACTTCTTCGCGCTGGGCCTCGTGTACTGGATGTACGAGCGCCCGCTCGAGGCCACGCTGAAGTGGATCAAGGAGAAGTTCGGCAAGAAGCCCGAGCACATGCCGGTGCTGAGGGCCAACACGCAGGCGCTCAAGGCCGGGTACAACTACGGCGAAACGGTCGAGATGCTGCCGGTGCAGTACCAGGTGGCCAAGGCGCAGATCGCGCCGGGCACGTACCGCAAGATCACCGGGAACGACGCGGCGGTCCTCGGCCTCGTCGCCGCGGGCCAGCTCGCGAACAAGACGCTCGTGTACGCCGGCTACCCGATCACCCCCGCCAGCGCGATCCTCGAAGGGCTGAGCGAGATGCGGCGGTTCGGGGTGAAGACGTTCCAGGCCGAGGACGAGATCGCCGCCGCGGGCGTGGCGATGGGCGCCAGCTACGGCGGGGCCATCGGCGTCACCGGCACCAGCGGCCCCGGGATCTGCTTGAAGAGCGAGGCCATCAACCTCGCGGTGATGACGGAGCTGCCGCTCGTCATCGTCAACGTGCAGCGCGGCGGGCCGAGCACCGGCCTGCCGACGAAGACCGAGCAGTCCGACCTGCTCCAAGCGATGTTCGGCCGCAACGGCGACACCCCGGTCGCGATCGTCGCCCCGCAGTCGCCGGTCGACTGCTTCGACATGGCGATCGAGGCCGTCCGCATCGCGACCCGGTTCATGTGCCCGGTCTTCTACCTGTCCGACGGGTACATCGCCAACGGCTCGGAGCCGTGGAAGATCCCCAGCGCCGCGAGCCTGCCGCAGATCGCGATCGCCCACCCGACGGGGCCGAACAGCGAGGGCACGAACCTCGCGCATGAGAGCGGCGAGCCGGACGCCGCCGGCGCCGGCAAGTTCCTCCCCTACAAGCGGGACGAGTACCTGTCCCGGCCGTGGGCGGTCCCGGGCACGCCGGGCCTCGAGCACCGCATCGGCGGCATCGAGAAGCAGGACGTGACCGGCAACATCAACTACGAGCCGGCCAACCACCAGCACATGACCGACACGCGGGCGAAGAAGATCGAGAACATCGCCCACACGATCCCCGACCTCGAGGTGACCGGCGACGGGGACGCGGCCCTGCTCGTCGTCGGCTGGGGCGGCACCTACGGGAGCATCACGACCGCCGTGGAGCGCGCCCGCCGCAAGGGGCTCAAGGTGGCGCAGGCCCACTTCCGCTACCTGAACCCCATGCCGAAGAACACGGACGCCGTCCTGAAGCGGTTCAAGAAGGTTCTGGTGCCCGAACTGAACTCCGGACAACTGAGCTGGCTGCTCCGCGCGAAGTACCTGGTCCCGGCCGAGGGGCTGAACAAGGTGCAGGGCAAGCCGTTCCTGGTGTCCGAAATCGAGGCCGCCATCGAGAAGGCGCTGGGCGTGTCGCCCGTGTGA